A genomic segment from Bos taurus isolate L1 Dominette 01449 registration number 42190680 breed Hereford chromosome 1, ARS-UCD2.0, whole genome shotgun sequence encodes:
- the KRTAP7-1 gene encoding keratin-associated protein 7-1, giving the protein MTRFFCCGSYFPGYPSYGTNFHRTFRATPLNCVVPLGSPLNYGYGCNGYSSLGYCFGGSNFSNLGCGYGGSCYRPWGSGSGFGYSTY; this is encoded by the coding sequence ATGACTCGTTTCTTCTGCTGCGGAAGCTACTTCCCAGGCTATCCTTCCTATGGAACCAATTTCCACAGGACCTTCAGAGCCACCCCCCTGAACTGCGTTGTGCCCCTTGGCTCTCCCCTGAATTATGGTTATGGATGCAATGGCTACAGCTCCCTGGGCTACTGTTTTGGTGGTAGCAACTTTAGCAACCTGGGCTGTGGCTATGGGGGCAGCTGTTATAGGCCATGGGGCTCCGGCTCTGGCTTTGGCTACAGCACCTACTGA